The Tenacibaculum jejuense genome includes a window with the following:
- a CDS encoding SDR family oxidoreductase — MDLRIQNKNALVCGSTQGIGKASAIALAEEGVSVTLVARNEEKLKAVLKEINEKCQFERSREHNYIVADFSNPQELKEKIEASSLNFHILINNTGGPAGGPVFNAQIDEFERAFTMHLKCNHVLVQALVPFMKEEGYGRVINVISTSVKQPLDGLGVSNTIRGAVANWSKTMANELGQFGITVNNVLPGATATERLNEIINNKAKKTGTSVDKVIETMKNAAPAKRFAQPEEVANAIVFLASDRASYINGINVPVDGGRTKSL, encoded by the coding sequence ATGGATTTAAGAATTCAAAATAAAAACGCCTTAGTTTGCGGTAGTACTCAAGGAATTGGAAAAGCATCTGCAATTGCTTTAGCTGAAGAAGGAGTTAGTGTAACTTTAGTAGCGCGTAATGAAGAAAAGTTAAAAGCAGTACTTAAAGAAATTAATGAAAAATGTCAGTTCGAGCGCAGTCGAGAACATAATTATATCGTAGCTGATTTTTCAAATCCACAAGAATTAAAAGAGAAAATAGAAGCTTCATCTTTAAATTTTCATATTCTAATAAATAATACAGGCGGACCAGCAGGCGGACCAGTTTTTAATGCGCAGATCGATGAGTTTGAACGCGCATTTACAATGCATTTAAAGTGTAATCATGTGTTAGTTCAAGCTCTAGTCCCCTTTATGAAAGAAGAAGGTTACGGAAGAGTGATTAATGTAATTTCTACTTCAGTAAAACAACCTTTAGATGGTTTAGGTGTTTCAAATACCATTCGTGGAGCTGTAGCAAATTGGTCAAAAACAATGGCGAATGAATTAGGCCAATTCGGCATTACAGTCAATAATGTGTTACCTGGAGCAACAGCAACAGAACGATTAAATGAAATTATAAATAATAAAGCTAAGAAAACAGGTACATCTGTAGATAAAGTTATTGAAACTATGAAAAATGCAGCACCAGCTAAACGTTTTGCCCAACCAGAAGAAGTTGCTAATGCAATTGTTTTTTTAGCTAGCGATCGAGCTAGTTACATCAACGGAATTAATGTTCCTGTTGATGGTGGACGAACAAAAAGTCTATAA